A single region of the Deinococcus fonticola genome encodes:
- a CDS encoding metallophosphoesterase — MTRQVVVIPDLHGRADLLDAAIRQFPDAHFLQLGDVIDRGPHSMATVAKLLELKAQGRATLLMGNHERMAQIGPDWYAQYMGTHDMGDYRRAMEGYQSWMRAGGETVRQELGGLTLEQFPPLLLEYLRELKRVVYVTADGEVHDQPPGAPSVLVSHAAPPVKHQQYPNPLSAALWLRPFEGPFPLPEGVVYSIHGHTPVRNPTRLNRHVYADLGAYQTGRLALLEVGNPQLHPKVTVLCGPGQPERANKYIQFGEMLPVTPVDLAAGKPGERPYYRA; from the coding sequence ATGACCCGGCAGGTGGTGGTTATCCCCGACCTGCACGGCAGGGCCGACCTGCTGGACGCCGCCATTCGGCAGTTTCCGGACGCGCATTTCCTGCAACTCGGGGACGTCATCGACCGTGGCCCGCACAGCATGGCAACGGTCGCCAAGCTGCTGGAACTGAAGGCACAGGGCCGCGCCACGCTGCTGATGGGCAACCACGAGCGCATGGCGCAGATAGGCCCCGACTGGTACGCGCAGTACATGGGCACGCATGACATGGGCGATTACCGCCGCGCCATGGAAGGCTACCAGTCGTGGATGCGCGCGGGCGGCGAGACGGTTCGCCAGGAACTGGGCGGCCTGACGCTGGAGCAGTTCCCTCCCCTGCTGCTGGAATACCTGCGTGAACTCAAGCGCGTGGTGTACGTCACGGCCGACGGCGAAGTGCACGATCAACCACCTGGCGCGCCCAGCGTGCTGGTGTCGCACGCCGCGCCGCCCGTCAAGCACCAGCAATATCCCAACCCCCTCTCGGCGGCGCTGTGGCTGCGCCCCTTCGAGGGCCCCTTTCCGCTGCCGGAAGGCGTGGTGTACAGCATTCACGGCCACACGCCGGTGCGCAATCCCACGCGCCTGAACCGTCACGTATACGCCGACCTGGGCGCGTACCAGACCGGACGGCTGGCCCTGCTGGAAGTCGGCAACCCGCAGTTGCACCCGAAAGTCACTGTCCTGTGCGGCCCCGGGCAACCCGAGCGGGCCAACAAGTACATCCAGTTCGGCGAGATGCTGCCCGTTACCCCGGTCGACCTGGCCGCTGGAAAACCCGGTGAAAGACCTTACTACCGCGCCTGA
- a CDS encoding DUF305 domain-containing protein — protein sequence MKRLLALLALLGTSAVAGGREPTPPRPAFIGSSQLNSLKDAAFDQAFMGWFISQAKVGETMANSTMYGAMNTQVKAFGRQVKTTRSTSIARLRGWGGGQFAIIDILGPQKNYDEWFLTYLPRQNEQLRQLLNLVPSHTRNANLRQFAAQLHRTLEREDAQSRELLKALK from the coding sequence GTGAAGCGGCTTCTTGCCCTGCTGGCTCTGCTAGGCACGTCGGCCGTGGCAGGTGGGCGGGAGCCAACGCCGCCACGCCCGGCCTTTATTGGTTCCAGTCAACTGAACTCGCTGAAAGACGCTGCGTTTGACCAGGCGTTTATGGGCTGGTTCATTTCTCAGGCGAAAGTCGGTGAAACGATGGCAAACTCCACCATGTACGGCGCCATGAATACGCAGGTGAAAGCCTTTGGCCGGCAGGTCAAAACCACCCGCAGTACCAGCATTGCCCGGTTGCGCGGTTGGGGTGGCGGTCAGTTCGCCATCATCGACATCCTGGGGCCACAGAAGAATTACGACGAGTGGTTCCTGACGTACCTGCCGCGCCAAAACGAACAATTACGCCAGCTTCTGAATCTGGTGCCCTCTCACACCCGGAATGCCAATTTGCGTCAATTTGCCGCGCAACTTCACCGCACGCTGGAGCGGGAAGACGCCCAGAGCCGTGAACTTCTGAAGGCGCTGAAATGA
- a CDS encoding DUF305 domain-containing protein, producing the protein MNHTRLLLLGVLLLGGGAHAQHSHAGHGAAPMTMQDMNAADLKVLRPLKGQAFDVKFAQLMINHHRMAVDMARYALKNASDTRVRKNAQEVITVQNREIEQMKGWLNRWKASVPKASPATMTEVKGGADRWFLTEMIPHHQGAIDMAKLARTRSQNKAVLNMAAAILKTQQGEINQYQAWLKTVK; encoded by the coding sequence GTGAACCACACCCGCCTCCTGCTGCTGGGCGTGCTGCTCCTGGGTGGGGGGGCGCACGCGCAGCATTCCCACGCGGGTCACGGGGCTGCACCCATGACCATGCAGGACATGAACGCTGCCGACCTGAAAGTCCTGCGTCCCCTAAAGGGTCAGGCGTTCGACGTGAAATTCGCGCAACTGATGATCAACCACCACCGCATGGCCGTGGACATGGCGCGTTACGCGCTGAAAAACGCCAGCGACACCCGCGTGAGGAAGAACGCGCAGGAAGTCATCACCGTTCAGAACCGCGAGATCGAGCAAATGAAGGGCTGGCTGAACAGGTGGAAGGCCAGCGTGCCGAAAGCCTCTCCGGCCACCATGACCGAGGTGAAAGGCGGCGCGGATCGCTGGTTCCTGACCGAGATGATCCCGCACCATCAGGGCGCGATTGACATGGCGAAACTGGCGCGGACGCGCAGCCAGAACAAAGCCGTGCTGAACATGGCCGCCGCCATCCTGAAAACCCAGCAGGGTGAAATCAATCAGTATCAGGCGTGGTTAAAAACGGTCAAGTGA
- a CDS encoding metal-sensitive transcriptional regulator, translated as MTDTREQNTAEPTAPHCPTDSAHLCMPDDARKRARHRLSIARGHLESIVKMLEKEDAYCVDVLRQIKAVQGALSGAADVVLRGHLEAHVATAADRGDTVEIVEELMEALRYRS; from the coding sequence ATGACCGACACCAGAGAGCAAAACACCGCCGAGCCAACTGCCCCGCATTGCCCCACCGACTCTGCCCACCTGTGCATGCCCGACGACGCCCGCAAACGCGCCCGCCACCGCCTGAGCATTGCGCGGGGCCACCTGGAAAGCATCGTGAAAATGCTGGAAAAGGAAGACGCGTACTGCGTCGACGTGCTGCGGCAAATCAAGGCCGTGCAGGGCGCCCTTTCCGGCGCAGCCGACGTGGTGCTGCGCGGCCACCTGGAAGCGCACGTCGCCACGGCGGCCGACCGGGGCGACACCGTGGAAATCGTCGAGG
- a CDS encoding heavy metal translocating P-type ATPase has translation MTTKTLDIDVGGMTCAACVGRVERGLKKVEGVQEANVNLATERATVTFDPALTSPAALIQKVVDTGYEARTAELSFPVGGMTCAACVGRVERALNKVDGVLGASVNLATERASVQYLPAATSPAKLREAVQNAGYEVPDEAAQTQSRLDAERERKEHEIAGQRRALTVAAAFSIPLFILSMVPMLYMPLHMWLLEHVGEGPLNWLMLALAAPVQFGPGLRFYRTGWAALKHRSPDMNTLVMLGTTAAFAYSLAVTLAPQWFPAASRHVYYEASAVVITLILLGKLFEAIAKGRSSEAMRTLLALQPQSARVQRSTADGQADVQEIPVDAVKVGDLVLVRSGERLPVDGEVVEGRSYVDESMLTGESVPVLKEAGAKVTGGTVNGTGAFTFRATGVGADTALSRIIRMVEDAQSSRPPIQGLADRVVNVFVPIVLVIAALTFAWWFFAGGEAALTNALIHAVAVLIIACPCAMGLATPVSIMVGSGRAAQMGVLFRTGAALEGLGEAKVVAVDKTGTVTRGQPEVTDVIASDGSPLGEAELLRLAAAAESSSEHPLARAIERAAERPQDSGPKLQVTSFEAIPGYGIRATVKGHTVEVGAARFMTRLGLPLGELGARADELAAKARTPVFVAVNGALAGLLGVADPVRDGSVQAIQTLKAQGLEVAMITGDAQATAQAVAAETGVSRVLAEVLPEGKSDAVSGLQQGGRAVAFVGDGINDAPALAKADVGVAIGTGTDVAVETADVILMSGDLRGVPNAIALSRATLRNIKMNLFWAFAYNVILIPVAAGALSRWNLNLSPVLAAAAMGLSSVFVLTNALRLRGFRPPLGVAVTQTQQTEGVPQLT, from the coding sequence ATGACGACGAAGACCTTGGACATCGACGTGGGCGGGATGACCTGCGCCGCCTGCGTCGGGCGGGTGGAGCGCGGCCTGAAGAAGGTGGAGGGCGTGCAGGAGGCCAACGTGAACCTCGCCACCGAGCGGGCCACGGTCACCTTCGACCCGGCGCTCACCAGCCCGGCGGCCCTGATTCAGAAGGTGGTGGATACGGGCTACGAGGCCCGCACGGCGGAACTGAGTTTCCCGGTGGGGGGCATGACCTGCGCGGCATGCGTGGGCCGCGTCGAACGCGCCCTGAACAAGGTGGACGGGGTTCTGGGCGCCAGCGTCAACCTGGCCACCGAACGGGCCAGCGTGCAGTACCTTCCCGCCGCGACCTCACCAGCAAAGTTGCGCGAAGCGGTACAAAACGCCGGCTACGAGGTACCCGACGAAGCGGCGCAAACCCAGTCGCGCCTGGACGCCGAACGGGAACGCAAGGAACACGAGATTGCCGGGCAGCGCCGCGCCCTGACGGTGGCCGCCGCGTTCAGCATTCCGCTGTTCATCCTCTCGATGGTGCCTATGCTGTACATGCCCCTGCACATGTGGCTGCTGGAACACGTGGGCGAGGGGCCCCTGAACTGGCTGATGCTGGCCCTGGCCGCGCCGGTGCAGTTCGGCCCCGGCCTGCGTTTTTACCGTACCGGCTGGGCCGCCCTGAAGCACCGCAGCCCCGACATGAACACGCTGGTGATGCTCGGCACGACGGCGGCCTTCGCGTACTCGCTGGCGGTCACGCTGGCCCCGCAATGGTTCCCGGCCGCCAGCCGCCACGTGTACTACGAAGCGAGCGCCGTGGTCATCACGCTGATCCTGCTGGGCAAGCTGTTCGAGGCGATTGCCAAAGGCCGCAGCAGCGAGGCCATGCGCACCCTGCTGGCCCTGCAACCCCAGTCCGCCCGCGTCCAGCGCAGCACTGCTGATGGACAGGCAGACGTGCAGGAAATCCCGGTGGACGCCGTGAAGGTCGGTGACCTGGTGCTGGTGCGCAGCGGCGAACGCCTGCCCGTCGACGGTGAAGTCGTGGAAGGCCGCAGTTACGTCGACGAGTCGATGCTCACCGGAGAAAGTGTTCCCGTCCTGAAAGAAGCCGGCGCGAAAGTCACGGGCGGCACCGTCAACGGCACAGGCGCCTTCACCTTCCGGGCCACCGGCGTCGGCGCGGATACGGCCCTCTCGCGCATCATCCGCATGGTCGAGGACGCGCAGAGCAGCCGCCCGCCCATTCAGGGCCTCGCCGACCGCGTGGTGAACGTCTTCGTTCCTATCGTGCTGGTCATCGCGGCCCTCACGTTCGCGTGGTGGTTCTTCGCGGGCGGCGAAGCGGCCCTCACCAATGCGCTGATTCACGCCGTGGCCGTGCTGATCATCGCCTGCCCGTGCGCCATGGGCCTCGCCACGCCCGTCAGCATCATGGTCGGTTCGGGACGTGCCGCGCAGATGGGCGTCCTCTTCCGCACCGGCGCCGCGCTGGAGGGCCTCGGTGAAGCGAAAGTGGTCGCCGTGGACAAGACGGGCACGGTCACCAGAGGACAGCCGGAAGTCACGGATGTCATTGCCAGTGACGGATCGCCGCTGGGCGAGGCGGAGCTGCTGCGCCTCGCCGCCGCCGCCGAAAGTTCATCGGAACACCCGCTGGCGCGCGCCATCGAGCGCGCCGCGGAACGGCCACAGGACAGCGGCCCCAAGCTGCAAGTCACATCCTTCGAGGCCATTCCCGGGTACGGCATCCGGGCCACCGTAAAAGGGCATACCGTGGAGGTGGGGGCGGCGCGCTTCATGACCCGGCTGGGCCTGCCGCTGGGTGAACTGGGCGCCAGGGCCGACGAACTGGCGGCCAAGGCCAGAACACCGGTGTTTGTGGCGGTGAATGGTGCGCTGGCGGGCCTGCTGGGCGTGGCCGATCCGGTACGTGACGGGAGTGTGCAGGCCATTCAGACCCTCAAAGCGCAGGGGCTGGAGGTCGCCATGATCACCGGAGACGCGCAGGCCACGGCGCAGGCGGTGGCAGCGGAAACGGGCGTGTCGCGTGTGCTGGCCGAGGTGCTGCCGGAAGGCAAGTCGGACGCGGTGAGCGGGTTACAGCAGGGAGGCCGCGCGGTGGCCTTCGTCGGGGACGGCATCAATGACGCGCCCGCGCTTGCCAAGGCGGACGTGGGTGTGGCGATTGGCACCGGCACCGACGTGGCGGTGGAAACGGCCGACGTGATCCTGATGAGCGGTGACCTGCGCGGCGTGCCGAATGCCATTGCCCTGAGCCGCGCCACGCTGCGGAACATCAAGATGAACCTGTTCTGGGCATTCGCCTACAACGTCATCCTGATTCCGGTGGCGGCGGGGGCGCTCAGCCGGTGGAACCTCAACCTCTCGCCTGTTCTGGCGGCGGCCGCGATGGGCCTCAGCAGCGTTTTCGTACTCACGAACGCCCTGAGGTTACGCGGGTTCAGGCCCCCGCTGGGCGTGGCCGTGACGCAGACCCAGCAGACTGAGGGGGTACCTCAACTCACCTGA
- a CDS encoding CopZ family metallochaperone → MKTELNITGMSCGHCVSAVEKALKTVPGVQDVQVTLQPGKAVVEGSASQQDMIAAVVEEGYKAEVAGA, encoded by the coding sequence ATGAAAACGGAACTGAACATCACCGGTATGAGCTGCGGTCACTGCGTGAGCGCCGTCGAGAAAGCCCTGAAAACCGTTCCCGGCGTGCAGGACGTGCAGGTCACGCTGCAACCCGGCAAGGCCGTGGTGGAAGGCAGCGCCAGCCAGCAGGACATGATCGCCGCCGTGGTCGAGGAAGGGTACAAGGCCGAGGTCGCCGGAGCGTGA